Part of the Sphingobacteriaceae bacterium genome, AAACCATGCCGATTTCAAATCATAAAAAAACCTTAACACAAAAACTATTAACCTTTCAAAAAGAAGGACTTAAAAAATACGGTAACTATTTAAGCGATCAGCTAAAAATGGCTAACAAAAGTAAAAACAAAGAGGTGTACAAAAAGTATATTATAAACCAAATTGCCTTAAACAATAAGCGAATTTTAAACATTGATATTAAGCTAAAAAAATAATTACCTAGCCTCAAACTCTGTGAAAAAACAAAAGAAGATAATTTTATTTATAATTTTAATTCTAAACTCAATAGTTTTATTAGGGCAAATTTGGCCGGAAGGGGCTCCGCCATTTGCAAGGCCAGTGAATATAGTTTTTCTCATTATTACTTTTGTATACTTTATCTTCAGTTTTATAAATAATACGAAGCCAAAATAAAATGAAAGATTTTGACTGGACAACGTTTACAAGAAAAATAGCAATAAAGGCAAAGCTCCCTTCTATTTATAATGCGTGGACAAAAGCTTCAGAAATTGAAAAATGGTTTTTAAGCAAAGCAAGTTTTTATGATCTTAATAAAAAACCAATAGCCAAAGATAAGTCTATAGAGAACGGATTTACTTATGAATGGAATTGGTATTTATATGATATCACTGAATATGGTAAAATTATTGAAGTAAACGGTAAGGATTTCATCCAATTCACCTTTGCGGGCAATTGCATAGTCGACATTACCTTGTCCGCGCAAAACGAGAATGTTATAGTAGAACTAACACAAAAAAATATCCCAAAAGACGATGAATCTAAACAAGGAATTCGGCTTGGATGTGACCGGGGTTGGTCTTTTTTTCTTGTAAACTTAAAATCTGTTTATGAAGGTGGACTAGATTTAAGAAATAAAGACTCCACATTAAAAGGGGTTATAAATTATTAGGGGCTATCAGCTATAACAAACATTATTAGAAATATTGGAGATTTTCTCCTCTTCTTTTCCTTCACATTTATACTTTTCAGTTTATTCATTGAAGTAATTAAAAAATAGTAAATTAACTTTTGGATTTTTTTCGATTAATTTTTCAATTAACAATTATCGATCTTTATTTAAGATACTTTTCTGGAATTCATAAATAGCCCTTATTCCTTCCAAAAAGTTCGATATAGTGAAGTTTTCGGGTACAAAAATCAGAGCGAGAAACAAAGCGAGAGCGAAGTTTCGAACTCTGATTTTTTTGTTTACAGTTTTTTTTATTTTATATATTTAATTACGAATGAATCTAGCCTCAATCCATCCGATTTTACAATTAATAAGGTCAATTTTAAAATAAAATTTCTCGAGCACATTTAGTATATTTAGCTAAGTGTCAAAACGTTCAACTATAGCTCTTTTTAAGTCAATTCCTACTAATTTATTTGCAGGCTTTGTAGTTTCATTGGTGGCTTTACCTCTTGGTTTGGGATTAGCAATTGCCTCTGGCGCACCACCTATTTCAGGAGTAATTTCTGCAATAGTTGGCGGAATTATTGTTTCTGTATTAGGTGGAGGAAACGTAACCATCACTGGTCCCGGCAATGGCCTGGTAGTTGCAGTTTTAGGAGCCATAACCGTTTTAGGTAATGGAAATTTACAAGAGGGTTACTTATACGCTTTAGCAGCAATTATTTTTTCTGGTGTGATAATTACTATTTTATCTTTTATTAAAATCGGAAACATTGGCAATTTTTTTTCCGCGCCGGCTTTACAAGGAATGCTTTCTGCCATAGGTATTATTATAATAAGCAAACAAGCCCATATCATGCTGGGCAACTTAGATTCTCATGGAAACACGCTGCATTTACTAGCGAAAATTCCAGAAAGTCTCGTTCGTGTTTTTACAAACGAAAATTTACGAGCTCCAGCAACCGCAGGCCTTTTGAGCTTGGCCATCATGTTTTTTTACTCAACCCTAAGAAATAAATATTTCCATTTAGTACCCGCACCTATGTGGATCGTTATAATTTCTGTTTCTTTTGCTTATTATATTCAAAGTCAACCAAACCTTGAGCATCCGCTTGAAGCTAAATACTTACTCAATATTCCAAATGATGCCCTAAGCAATTTCCCGAAACCTAATTTTTCCAAAATAACTAATTACACATTTATTTTGGCTGTGCTTTCAATTACCTTAATCGCAAGTATCGAATCTATATTAAGCATAAAAGCAATTGATAAACTAGACCCTAAAAAGCGACATTCTAGCACGGATAAAGAATTAAGAGCATTGGGTATTGCAACTATTGTTTCTGGTTTTTTAGGTGGGCTAAATGTTGTTACTGTCATTGCGAGAAGTTCTGTTAACGTGAATAATGGCGGCACTAATAAATTTGCAAATTTATTTCACGCTATTTTTTTATTACTGTTTATTTTTTTATTTCAAGAACAATTAAAACATATTCCGTATCCAGCTTTAGCTGCAATTTTGGTAGCAACAGGTTATAAATTAGCATCGCCTAATGTGTTTATTAAAATGTTTAAAATTGGGAGACCTCAATTTATTATCTTTCTTATAACACTGGTTAGTACACTCACAACGAATTTAATAAGTGGAATATTAATTGGGACTTTGGCTACACTTCTCATCCATGTGATTTTAGCAAAAAGTTTTGTTTTGTTCTTTAGATATTTATTCACGAACAATATTAGTATTCATGAGCTAGAGGGCAATAGAATTTTAATTACTGTGAAATATTATTGCTCGTTTTTAAATTTTTTCCGCTTAAAAAATGCGATTGATAAAATTGGCGACTCTAAAGAAATAATAGTTGATTTTAAACAATGTAAATTTGTGGATCATACGGTGCTTGAAAGTTTAAACATGTATGAAGATAAATTTGGCATAAATGATGTTGAATTTAAATTAATTGGAATTGAATCGAAACACACAAGCACTTCGCATCCGTTTGCTTTAAGAAGGGTGTTACAATTTGTGCCTTTCATTGACGTTGATGCAAGACAAAGTAAGCGTATTAAATTATTAGAAGAATTTACAAATGAATTGCACTGGACATTCGTACCAGAAATTAACAATGACGTTTCTTTTTTAAACCATTTTCATTATTTTCAAAGAAGACAAGCAAGTTATTATTTCAATACTTTAGCCAATGCGAATAGTAATTTGATGTTGTTTGATATTGAATATTCTGAAGGAGCCTTTATTGCACGAGAAGACGTGCACAGTACCATTGTTTACATAAAAGTTCCCTTAAGTATTCCTGCTTTTACGTTGGAGAAAAAAGATTTATTTGAACGCTTGAGTTTTTTAGCATATAGCAAAGAAATTGAAATTAATGCGCACCGAGACTTTAGTAGCAGATTTGTCTTAAGAGGTAAGAGGAGAAAACAACTAAAAAATTTATTTTCTGAAGAGTTGTTATTGTTTTTTGAATGTAATCATCCTTACCATATTGAAGCAGACGGTAAAGGTGGCGTAATTGTGATGGATAGAGAACATGCAGCTACTATTGGAGAAATAAAAACGATGACTGATTTTTGTATAAGACTTCAACAAATTATAAATGAGTATCATAGTAGTGATGAGAAAGAATTTTACAACAAAGAAAATTAACTTTCTTGAAGCTTTTTATTTCAAATAAACTTTAACCTCAATACTATTTGTTACATAAGAGGAACCAGATAAATTTCTTTTTCACGAGCATTATTTTATCCACCCACCAATTTTTTTATTTCATTCAGTTTAAATAAAGCTTCAACGGGTGTGAGTGTATTGATGTCGGTTTTTAAAATATCGGCTTTAATTTGTTCTAATACCGGATCATTCAGCTGATATAAACTCATCTGAATATTTTCCAACTCAGAATTCGTTTTTGAATTTTTACTCAGGTGCATTTCATGTTCTCCGGCGGGTTCTAATTCATGTTCTTTTTCTAATTTTTTCAAAATTTCCCCGGCACGTGCAACTACAACATTAGGCATACCTGCGAGTTTAGCCACATGTATACCAAAACTGTGTTCGCTACCACCTTCCATGAGCTTGCGTAAAAAAATTATTTTATGATTGCTTTCTTTCACCGAAACATTGTAGTTTTTTATTCTCGGAAAATAAGTTTGCATTTCATTTAATTCGTGATAATGTGTGGCAAACAAAGTACGGGCTCTCTTCTCGGGTTGATTGTGAATATATTCGGCAATACTCCAGGCAATGGAAATGCCATCGTAAGTAGAAGTTCCCCTTCCAATTTCATCTAGTAAAATCAAACTGCGTTTACTCAGGTTGTTTAAAATACTGGCCGTTTCATTCATTTCTACCATAAAAGTAGATTCACCGGAACTGATATTATCGGTTGCACCTACACGAGTGAATATTTTATCGGTAATTCCCATAGCCGCTTTTTCAGCCGGCACATAACAACCGATTTGCGCGAGTAAAACAATGAGTGCAGTTTGACGTAGGAGCGCTGATTTTCCACTCATATTCGGACCGGTAATCATCATGATTTGGCAGGAATCATTGTCCAGATAAACGGAATTACTTACATATTCAGTTCCCGCCGGTAATTGTTTTTCTATAACCGGATGTCTACCTTCGATAATATCAATAGCGAATCCTTCATTGAACTCTGGTTTGCTGTAATTATTTTCATTGGCTAATTGCGCAAAACCGCTCAATACATCGAGCTTTGCAATAAGTGCAGCATTTTTTTGAATGGAAACAATATAAGGTGTAAGCGACTCCAGTAGCTGCAAATATAAATCTTGCTCCAATTTTAAAATCTTCTCTTCTGCGCCTAATATTTTTTCTTCGTAGGTTTTTAATTCAGGTGTAATATAACGTTCGGCAGTGGTTAGTGTTTGCTTCCGCATCCAATCTGCCGGCACTTTGTCTTTGTGCGCATGAGTTACTTCTAAATAATACCCATACACGTTGTTGTATGCAATCTTAAGAGAAGAGATTCCTGTATTTTCAATTTCTCTTTTCTGAATCTGTAATAAATAATCTTTTCCGCTGAAAGAAATGTTTCTTAATTCATCCAATTCGGGATGAACTCCTTTATTAATTACATTCCCTTTTAAGGGATTGTTTGGTGCTTCCGGATGTAATTCATTTTCCAATTTAATTTTGGCTTCAGCACAAAGTTCTAATTGATTTCCGATTTTTTGAACCTGTAAATTATTGGATGTACTCGCAATGGCTTTCAATTCTGCAATAATTTCCAATGCTCTTTTCAAGTGTGCTAATTCCCGGGGATTAACGCGCAAAGCAGCGGTTTTAGAAATCAATCTTTCTAAATCACCCACTTCTTTTAACAAATCAACTAATTTTTGGCGTTCTTCTTCATTATTTTTAAAATATTCAACTACTTCTAATCTTTCATTAATCTTTTCTATATTTTTTAGGGGTAGGGCAATCCATCTTTTTAAAAGACGTGATCCCATCGGACTATTTGTTTTGTCGATTACATTTACCAAATTGTTTCCGTTTTCGTGATTTGCACCGTACAATTCTAAATTCCGAATGGTGAATTTATCCAGCCAAACATAATCATCTTCTTCAACACGACTTACTTTATTAATATGTTTTAATTTATCGTGTTTGGTTTCTCCAAGATAATGCAATAAAGCTCCGCAGGAAGTAATGGCTAATGTTTTTTCTTCAATACCAAATCCTTTTAAGGAAAGTGTTTCAAACTGATTTAATAATTTTTCCTTTCCGAAATCGAAAGTAAAGGCCCAATCTTCTAAACCGAATAAATAAAACTTCTCACCCAACAAATCATTTAATAAAACTTTTTTATTTTTTTCAAAAAGAATTTCCCCGGGTTTAAAATTCTGAATTAATTTTTCGATATAGGATATATTTCCTTCGGCTACTAAAAATTCTCCGGTTGAAACATCGCAAAGCGATAATCCGGCCATCTGTCCGTCTAAATAAAGGGAGGCCAAAAAATTATTTTGAGCATGATCCAAAATTTTATCATTGAAACTGATGCCGGGAGTTACCATTTCGGTGATTCCTCTTTTCACAATTCCCTTCACCATTTTGGGATCTTCCAACTGATCGCAAATGGCAACGCGGTATCCGGCACGTACTAATTTAGGTAAATAAGAATCGAGTGAGTGATGTGGGAAACCGGCCAATTCGATATGTGAAGCGGCACCATTTGCTCTTCGGGTTAAAACAATACCTACAATTTTTGAGGTTTTGATTGCATCTTCCCCAAAAGTCTCATAAAAATCACCAACCCTGAAGAGTAAAATAGCATCGGGATACTTCGCCTTAATGCTATTGTATTGTTTCATGAGGGGGGTTTCCTTATCTGCACTTTTCGCCATAAGTGATGA contains:
- the mutS gene encoding DNA mismatch repair protein MutS, which translates into the protein MAKSADKETPLMKQYNSIKAKYPDAILLFRVGDFYETFGEDAIKTSKIVGIVLTRRANGAASHIELAGFPHHSLDSYLPKLVRAGYRVAICDQLEDPKMVKGIVKRGITEMVTPGISFNDKILDHAQNNFLASLYLDGQMAGLSLCDVSTGEFLVAEGNISYIEKLIQNFKPGEILFEKNKKVLLNDLLGEKFYLFGLEDWAFTFDFGKEKLLNQFETLSLKGFGIEEKTLAITSCGALLHYLGETKHDKLKHINKVSRVEEDDYVWLDKFTIRNLELYGANHENGNNLVNVIDKTNSPMGSRLLKRWIALPLKNIEKINERLEVVEYFKNNEEERQKLVDLLKEVGDLERLISKTAALRVNPRELAHLKRALEIIAELKAIASTSNNLQVQKIGNQLELCAEAKIKLENELHPEAPNNPLKGNVINKGVHPELDELRNISFSGKDYLLQIQKREIENTGISSLKIAYNNVYGYYLEVTHAHKDKVPADWMRKQTLTTAERYITPELKTYEEKILGAEEKILKLEQDLYLQLLESLTPYIVSIQKNAALIAKLDVLSGFAQLANENNYSKPEFNEGFAIDIIEGRHPVIEKQLPAGTEYVSNSVYLDNDSCQIMMITGPNMSGKSALLRQTALIVLLAQIGCYVPAEKAAMGITDKIFTRVGATDNISSGESTFMVEMNETASILNNLSKRSLILLDEIGRGTSTYDGISIAWSIAEYIHNQPEKRARTLFATHYHELNEMQTYFPRIKNYNVSVKESNHKIIFLRKLMEGGSEHSFGIHVAKLAGMPNVVVARAGEILKKLEKEHELEPAGEHEMHLSKNSKTNSELENIQMSLYQLNDPVLEQIKADILKTDINTLTPVEALFKLNEIKKLVGG
- a CDS encoding SulP family inorganic anion transporter codes for the protein MSKRSTIALFKSIPTNLFAGFVVSLVALPLGLGLAIASGAPPISGVISAIVGGIIVSVLGGGNVTITGPGNGLVVAVLGAITVLGNGNLQEGYLYALAAIIFSGVIITILSFIKIGNIGNFFSAPALQGMLSAIGIIIISKQAHIMLGNLDSHGNTLHLLAKIPESLVRVFTNENLRAPATAGLLSLAIMFFYSTLRNKYFHLVPAPMWIVIISVSFAYYIQSQPNLEHPLEAKYLLNIPNDALSNFPKPNFSKITNYTFILAVLSITLIASIESILSIKAIDKLDPKKRHSSTDKELRALGIATIVSGFLGGLNVVTVIARSSVNVNNGGTNKFANLFHAIFLLLFIFLFQEQLKHIPYPALAAILVATGYKLASPNVFIKMFKIGRPQFIIFLITLVSTLTTNLISGILIGTLATLLIHVILAKSFVLFFRYLFTNNISIHELEGNRILITVKYYCSFLNFFRLKNAIDKIGDSKEIIVDFKQCKFVDHTVLESLNMYEDKFGINDVEFKLIGIESKHTSTSHPFALRRVLQFVPFIDVDARQSKRIKLLEEFTNELHWTFVPEINNDVSFLNHFHYFQRRQASYYFNTLANANSNLMLFDIEYSEGAFIAREDVHSTIVYIKVPLSIPAFTLEKKDLFERLSFLAYSKEIEINAHRDFSSRFVLRGKRRKQLKNLFSEELLLFFECNHPYHIEADGKGGVIVMDREHAATIGEIKTMTDFCIRLQQIINEYHSSDEKEFYNKEN
- a CDS encoding SRPBCC domain-containing protein, encoding MKDFDWTTFTRKIAIKAKLPSIYNAWTKASEIEKWFLSKASFYDLNKKPIAKDKSIENGFTYEWNWYLYDITEYGKIIEVNGKDFIQFTFAGNCIVDITLSAQNENVIVELTQKNIPKDDESKQGIRLGCDRGWSFFLVNLKSVYEGGLDLRNKDSTLKGVINY